The following coding sequences are from one Phenylobacterium glaciei window:
- a CDS encoding porin family protein, which translates to MKSLIALAATTALTLAVPAIASAQALSPTTFYGTLGYANANIDDVNLGAVQGRLGARFGQYVGVEGELAAGVKEDSVNVAGTSVDVKLQHQAAIYGVGYLPLSPQADLFARVGYGNSKIKASAAGTSAADDGDSWNYGVGGQYFLDDKNGVRVDYTRHDFKDSSENADVWAVGYTRKF; encoded by the coding sequence ATGAAGTCTCTCATCGCACTGGCGGCAACGACCGCCCTGACCCTCGCTGTCCCCGCCATCGCCTCGGCCCAGGCCCTGTCGCCCACCACCTTCTACGGTACGCTGGGCTATGCGAACGCCAATATCGACGACGTGAACCTGGGCGCCGTCCAGGGCCGCTTGGGCGCCCGATTTGGCCAATACGTCGGCGTCGAGGGCGAGCTGGCCGCCGGCGTCAAGGAGGACAGCGTCAATGTCGCCGGGACCTCGGTGGACGTGAAGCTGCAGCATCAGGCCGCCATCTACGGCGTCGGCTATCTGCCCCTCTCACCCCAGGCCGACCTCTTCGCCCGCGTCGGCTACGGCAATTCCAAGATCAAGGCGTCCGCCGCCGGGACCTCCGCCGCCGATGATGGCGACAGCTGGAACTATGGCGTCGGCGGCCAGTACTTCCTGGACGACAAGAATGGCGTGCGGGTCGACTACACCCGCCACGACTTCAAGGATTCCAGCGAGAACGCCGACGTCTGGGCGGTCGGCTACACGCGCAAGTTCTAG
- a CDS encoding glycine zipper domain-containing protein, producing the protein MADPMTSSANGTAANGLADATAALDPIAASAKSAKASATDSLNEAADAVSKAPAALNEAAHSLLSAARTLLEGKTEVVVAKGQEVYGKVKERAVERFGDTDVLVREKPYVALAIAAAAGFLLGHMISSGRSQVVYLRDAR; encoded by the coding sequence ATGGCCGACCCGATGACCTCCTCCGCCAACGGAACCGCGGCGAACGGCCTGGCCGACGCCACCGCCGCCCTCGATCCCATCGCCGCCTCCGCCAAGAGCGCCAAGGCCAGCGCCACCGACTCTCTCAACGAAGCCGCCGATGCGGTGAGCAAGGCGCCCGCCGCGCTGAATGAGGCCGCCCACAGCCTGCTCAGCGCCGCCCGCACCCTGCTGGAAGGCAAGACCGAGGTGGTGGTGGCCAAGGGCCAGGAAGTCTACGGCAAGGTGAAGGAACGCGCCGTCGAACGCTTCGGCGACACCGACGTCCTGGTCCGTGAGAAGCCCTATGTCGCCCTGGCTATCGCGGCGGCCGCCGGCTTCCTGCTGGGGCATATGATCAGCTCCGGCCGCAGCCAGGTGGTGTACCTGCGCGACGCCCGCTAA